CCCCTGGCCGGCTTCGAGTACGGGTTTCCGGCCGGGCTGGTGGATCCGGGCGAAAGCGTGGCAGCCGCCGCCGCGCGCGAGCTGAAGGAGGAAACCGGGCTTGAGCTCACCCGGGTGGTGCGCAGCGGCCCCCCGGTCTACTCTTCGGCCGGCCTGACGGACGAATCGGTGGCGATGGTGTTTGTTGAATGCCGGGGGACGCCCTCCAGCGCCGGCAATCAGGGGGCCGAGCTGATCGAGGTGCTGCTGGTCTCCCCGGCCGAGGCCAAGCAGCTGTGCCGTGAGCCGGATTTGAAATTCGATGCCAAGGCGTGGCTGGTCCTGGACCAGTTTGCGCGTTTCGGCCGGCTTTAGGGACGCCGTTCACCCCACCGGCCGAAAACAGCAGCGACGGGCGGTGAACGGCCGCTGAAGGCAGGAGGTAACCCCATGGATGTTCTGGTGGTCGGCGGTGCCGGCTATATCGGTAGTTTTGTCAGCCGGATGCTGCTGGCCGAAGGCTACCGCCCGACGGTGTTGGACAACCTCTCACTGGGGCACCGGGCGGCTCTGGATCCCGCGATCCCGCTGGTAACCGGGGATTTGGCCGATACCGGGTTGCTCGGAAGGCTTTTCAGCGAGCGGCACTTCGATGCGGTCATGCACTTTGCAGCGCTGGCATCGGTGGCGGAATCGGTGCAGATGCCCCTGACCTACTACCGCAACAACGTCGCCAACACCCTCAACCTGCTGGATGCCATGCGCCATGCCGGCGTCGGGCGTTTCATCTTCTCCTCCAGCGCCGCCATCTTCGGCAGCCCCGAACGAATCCCCATCGATGAGCACCACCCGGCCAGGCCCATCAACCCCTACGGCCGCTCCAAGCTGATGGTGGAGGAAATCCTCCAAGACGCCGCCGCCGCCGGCGACCTGCAGTTTGTGGCGCTGCGCTACTTCAATGCGGCCGGCGCCAGCCCCGACGGCCGCATGG
Above is a window of Desulfobacteraceae bacterium DNA encoding:
- a CDS encoding NUDIX hydrolase, which gives rise to PLAGFEYGFPAGLVDPGESVAAAAARELKEETGLELTRVVRSGPPVYSSAGLTDESVAMVFVECRGTPSSAGNQGAELIEVLLVSPAEAKQLCREPDLKFDAKAWLVLDQFARFGRL
- the galE gene encoding UDP-glucose 4-epimerase GalE, which translates into the protein MDVLVVGGAGYIGSFVSRMLLAEGYRPTVLDNLSLGHRAALDPAIPLVTGDLADTGLLGRLFSERHFDAVMHFAALASVAESVQMPLTYYRNNVANTLNLLDAMRHAGVGRFIFSSSAAIFGSPERIPIDEHHPARPINPYGRSKLMVEEILQDAAAAGDLQFVALRYFNAAGASPDGRMGEDHRCETHLIPLVLKAALKGAQNGPALKVFGTDYPTPDGTCVRDYIHVSDLARAHLLALDHLAAGGASAAFNLGNGKGFSVMEVIATAEKVTGRRVAFETAARRDGDPPILVAAADRISRELGWQPAFPTLEVIIETAWKWHASHPGGYSAVAT